The following are from one region of the Microtus ochrogaster isolate Prairie Vole_2 chromosome 17, MicOch1.0, whole genome shotgun sequence genome:
- the Cnih1 gene encoding protein cornichon homolog 1 isoform X2, with amino-acid sequence MAFTFAAFCYMLALLLTAALIFFAIWHIIAFDELKTDYKNPIDQCNTLNPLVLPEYLIHAFFCVMFLCAAEWLTLGLNMPLLAYHIWRYMSRPVMSGPGLYDPTTIMNADILAYCQKEGWCKLAFYLLAFFYYLYGMIYVLVSS; translated from the exons ATGGCGTTCACTTTCGCGGCCTTCTGCTATATGCTGGCGCTGCTGCTCACCGCCGCTCTCATCTTCTTCGCCATCTGGCAC ATCATAGCATTTGATGAGCTGAAGACTGATTACAAGAACCCTATAGACCAGTGTAATACCCTGAATCCT ctTGTCCTTCCAGAGTACCTCAtccatgctttcttctgtgtcatgtttctctgtgcagcagagTGGCTCACACTGGGTCTCAATATGCCCCTTTTGGCATATCATATTTGGAG GTACATGAGTAGACCGGTGATGAGCGGCCCTGGACTCTATGACCCGACTACCATCATGAATGCAGACATTCTAGCCTACTGTCAGAAGGAAGGATGGTGCAAACTAGCTTTTTACCTTCTAGCCTTTTTTTACTACCTATACGG CATGATCTATGTTTTGGTGAGCTCATAG
- the Cnih1 gene encoding protein cornichon homolog 1 isoform X1 translates to MAFTFAAFCYMLALLLTAALIFFAIWHIIAFDELKTDYKNPIDQCNTLNPTVEKVKKIKRVKIALKLVLPEYLIHAFFCVMFLCAAEWLTLGLNMPLLAYHIWRYMSRPVMSGPGLYDPTTIMNADILAYCQKEGWCKLAFYLLAFFYYLYGMIYVLVSS, encoded by the exons ATGGCGTTCACTTTCGCGGCCTTCTGCTATATGCTGGCGCTGCTGCTCACCGCCGCTCTCATCTTCTTCGCCATCTGGCAC ATCATAGCATTTGATGAGCTGAAGACTGATTACAAGAACCCTATAGACCAGTGTAATACCCTGAATCCT ACAGTTGAAAAGGTCAAAAAGATTAAAAGAGTCAAAATTGCactaaag ctTGTCCTTCCAGAGTACCTCAtccatgctttcttctgtgtcatgtttctctgtgcagcagagTGGCTCACACTGGGTCTCAATATGCCCCTTTTGGCATATCATATTTGGAG GTACATGAGTAGACCGGTGATGAGCGGCCCTGGACTCTATGACCCGACTACCATCATGAATGCAGACATTCTAGCCTACTGTCAGAAGGAAGGATGGTGCAAACTAGCTTTTTACCTTCTAGCCTTTTTTTACTACCTATACGG CATGATCTATGTTTTGGTGAGCTCATAG